The proteins below are encoded in one region of Solenopsis invicta isolate M01_SB chromosome 8, UNIL_Sinv_3.0, whole genome shotgun sequence:
- the LOC120358466 gene encoding uncharacterized protein LOC120358466, with the protein MAFYHQKRFKMSMKKLIAIEDTLKELGISTMYHKMHTCSKLIVIGWIMHSIVLNFCDMIWWKIFNGTISWGLLVSFIRNHGIHINMLADLLFTFLLWFVQYYYVYICIYMCNVYDCVN; encoded by the exons ATGGCTTTCTATCATCAAAAG agatTTAAGATGAGCATGAAGAAACTTATTGCTATAGAAGATACTTTGAAAGAATTAGGCATTTCTACAATGTATCACAAGATGCATACATGTTCGAAATTAATAGTAATTGGATGGATAATGCATAGTATCGTTCTAAATTTTTGCGATATGATATGGTGGAAAATTTTCAATGGAACCATTTCTTGGGGATTATTAGTATCTTTTATACGAAATCACGGTATTCATATAAACATGTTGGcagatttattatttaccttcCTTTTATggtttgtacaatattattacgtatacatatgtatttatatgtgtaaTGTATATGACTGTGTAAATTAA